The following are encoded in a window of Anas platyrhynchos isolate ZD024472 breed Pekin duck chromosome 30, IASCAAS_PekinDuck_T2T, whole genome shotgun sequence genomic DNA:
- the LOC139999957 gene encoding olfactory receptor 14C36-like, with product MSNSSSITEFLLLPFADTRELQLLHFVLFLGIYLAALLGNGLILTAVACDHRLHAPMYFFLLNLSVIDLGSISTTVPKAMANSLHDTRAISYAGCATQVFFFVFLIGAEYFLLTIMAYDRYVAICKPLHYGTLLGNRACAQMAAAAWGSGVLYALLHTANTFSLPLCQGNAVKQFFCEIPQILKLSCSHSYLREIGLLTVSCFLFWGCFAFILFSYVQIFMAVLRMPSEQGRHKLFSTCLPHLAVVFLFLSTGMFAYLKPPSISSPSLNLVMSFLYSVMPPAMNPLIYSMRNQELKNVIRKVMSWMFFRIC from the coding sequence atgtccaacagcagctccatcaccgagttcctcctcctgccatttgcagacacacgggagctgcagctcctgcacttcgtgctcttcctgggcatctacctggctgccctcctgggaaacggcctcatcctcaccgccgtagcctgcgaccaccgcctgcacgcccccatgtacttcttcctcctcaacctctccGTGATTGACCTGGGCTCCATTTctaccactgtccccaaagccatggccaattcccttcatgataccagggccatttcctatgcagggtGTGCTActcaggtcttcttttttgttttcttgattggagcagagtatttccttctcaccatcatggcctatgaccgctacgttgccatctgcaagcccctgcactatgggaccctcctgggcaacagagcttgtgcccagatggcagcagctgcctggggcagtggggttctctatgctctgctgcacactgccaatacattttccctgcccctctgccaaggcaatgctgtgaaacagttcttctgtgaaatcccccagatcctcaagctctcctgctcacactcctacctcagggaaaTTGGGCTTCTCACAGTtagttgttttctgttctgggggtgttttgctttcattcttttctcctatGTACAGATTTTcatggctgtgctgaggatgccctctgagcagggacggCACAAACTCttctccacatgcctccctcacctggctgtggtctttctgtttctcagcactggcatgtttgcctatctgaagcccccttccatctcctccccatccctgaacCTGGTGATGTCTTTCCTGTACTCGGTGATGCCCCCAGCaatgaaccccctcatctacagcatgaggaaccaggagctcaagaatGTCATTAGGAAAGTGATGTCATGGATGTTTTTCAGGATATGCTGA